A genomic segment from Spinacia oleracea cultivar Varoflay chromosome 3, BTI_SOV_V1, whole genome shotgun sequence encodes:
- the LOC110803163 gene encoding probable inactive shikimate kinase like 1, chloroplastic isoform X1 gives MAMEITIRPGIQCICRCNAAIPKLLSQFSLPSKPTSPSSFQQWRKQLSTTRSLAHEATVAVNLATERNADASLVLKKKATDICADLKGTSIFLLGMNSTMKTSVGKLIADELRYYYFDSDNLVEEAAGEDSSGKSFRERDEDGFRKSETEVLKQLSSLGRLVVNAGNGAVQGVTNLALLRHGISIWIDVPLDIIAKEFVRDDEQSLISNISTPEPFSEALDQLTLLYEENRSRYATADATISLQKVATKLAYDEFEQVTADDMALEVLTQIEKLTRVKKLMEEAGRPF, from the exons ATGGCAATGGAGATAACCATACGCCCAGGAATTCAGTGCATATGCAGATGCAACGCTGCCATCCCCAAATTGTTGTCTCAATTCTCTCTTCCTTCTAAACCCACTTCTCCGAGTTCTTTCCAACAATGGCGGAAGCAACTCTCTACCACTCGCTCACTCGCCCACGAAGCTACTGTCGCAG TAAATTTGGCCACTGAACGTAATGCTGATGCATCCCTTGTCTTAAAG AAGAAGGCAACAGATATATGCGCAGATCTGAAAGGAACGTCAATATTCCTCTTAG GTATGAACAGTACAATGAAAACCAGTGTGGGCAAACTTATTGCAGACGAGTTAAGATATTATTACTTTGATAG TGATAATCTAGTTGAGGAGGCTGCTGGTGAGGATTCTTCTGGCAAATCTTTCAGAGAGAGGGATGAAGATGGTTTTCGTAAATCAGAG ACTGAGGTGTTGAAGCAGTTATCATCATTGGGTCGACTGGTAGTCAACGCTGGAAATGGTGCAGTTCAGGGTGTGACCAATTT AGCACTTCTACGACATGGAATTTCAATATGGATAGATGTCCCTTTAGACATTATAGCAAAGGAATTCGTAAGAGATGATGAACAATCTTTGATCTCCAACATATCTACTCCAGAACCCTTCTCTGAG GCATTGGATCAGTTAACTCTGCTTTATGAAGAGAACAGAAGTCGATATGCTACAGCAGATGCAACTATCTCACTCCAAA AGGTGGCTACCAAACTTGCTTATGATGAATTTGAACAAGTTACTGCTGATGACATGGCTCTGGAG GTTCTGACACAGATAGAAAAGCTTACAAGAGTGAAGAAGCTGATGGAAGAAGCTGGAAGACCTTTTTAG
- the LOC110803163 gene encoding probable inactive shikimate kinase like 1, chloroplastic isoform X2: MAMEITIRPGIQCICRCNAAIPKLLSQFSLPSKPTSPSSFQQWRKQLSTTRSLAHEATVAVNLATERNADASLVLKKATDICADLKGTSIFLLGMNSTMKTSVGKLIADELRYYYFDSDNLVEEAAGEDSSGKSFRERDEDGFRKSETEVLKQLSSLGRLVVNAGNGAVQGVTNLALLRHGISIWIDVPLDIIAKEFVRDDEQSLISNISTPEPFSEALDQLTLLYEENRSRYATADATISLQKVATKLAYDEFEQVTADDMALEVLTQIEKLTRVKKLMEEAGRPF, from the exons ATGGCAATGGAGATAACCATACGCCCAGGAATTCAGTGCATATGCAGATGCAACGCTGCCATCCCCAAATTGTTGTCTCAATTCTCTCTTCCTTCTAAACCCACTTCTCCGAGTTCTTTCCAACAATGGCGGAAGCAACTCTCTACCACTCGCTCACTCGCCCACGAAGCTACTGTCGCAG TAAATTTGGCCACTGAACGTAATGCTGATGCATCCCTTGTCTTAAAG AAGGCAACAGATATATGCGCAGATCTGAAAGGAACGTCAATATTCCTCTTAG GTATGAACAGTACAATGAAAACCAGTGTGGGCAAACTTATTGCAGACGAGTTAAGATATTATTACTTTGATAG TGATAATCTAGTTGAGGAGGCTGCTGGTGAGGATTCTTCTGGCAAATCTTTCAGAGAGAGGGATGAAGATGGTTTTCGTAAATCAGAG ACTGAGGTGTTGAAGCAGTTATCATCATTGGGTCGACTGGTAGTCAACGCTGGAAATGGTGCAGTTCAGGGTGTGACCAATTT AGCACTTCTACGACATGGAATTTCAATATGGATAGATGTCCCTTTAGACATTATAGCAAAGGAATTCGTAAGAGATGATGAACAATCTTTGATCTCCAACATATCTACTCCAGAACCCTTCTCTGAG GCATTGGATCAGTTAACTCTGCTTTATGAAGAGAACAGAAGTCGATATGCTACAGCAGATGCAACTATCTCACTCCAAA AGGTGGCTACCAAACTTGCTTATGATGAATTTGAACAAGTTACTGCTGATGACATGGCTCTGGAG GTTCTGACACAGATAGAAAAGCTTACAAGAGTGAAGAAGCTGATGGAAGAAGCTGGAAGACCTTTTTAG
- the LOC110803169 gene encoding copper transporter 3-like — MQYPFITISHHHNLTVLPPLSLSPSPSPSPSPSTAAGTRKMVFHTAFYWGKAHQILFPGWPGSSTACFFRTGMRAVRAGMAYMVILAVTSYNGGIFLAAVVGHTTGYLIFGSGLCLKSDRRSSLDFGIGHSKMYE, encoded by the exons ATGCAGTATCCCTTCATAACCATTAGTCACCATCACAATCTCACTGTACTACCTCCACTATCCCTATCACCATCACCTTCGCCTTCACCTTCACCTTCAACTGCTGCTGGGACCCGCAAAATGGTGTTCCACACAGCATTCTACTGGGGCAAAGCACATCAGATTCTGTTTCCTGGGTGGCCCGGTTCAAGCACTG CCTGTTTTTTTAGAACCGGAATGCGAGCCGTCCGAGCTGGGATGGCTTACATGGTCATATTGGCGGTTACGTCTTACAATGGTGGTATTTTCTTAGCTGCCGTTGTTGGACATACTACTGggtatttgatttttggaagTGGCCTTTGTTTAAAGTCTGATAGGCGTTCgtccttggattttggaattggGCATTCTAAAATGTACGAGTAA
- the LOC110803167 gene encoding 18.1 kDa class I heat shock protein-like, with protein sequence MPYHHGFFGRPVEMFDPFSLYFPNDFPFDFPAFRPPPPPFMVPPRPLLPDMRRLMPRTNIEYKETAEAHHFKAELPGVREEDVTVNIDEGGKMIHIRAKSKHGREENKERYHHVEHGCGEFASSFTLPPDANPEHMRCCVDNGVLTIAIPKHQSYYQ encoded by the coding sequence ATGCCATATCATCATGGCTTCTTTGGGCGACCTGTTGAAATGTTCGACCCATTCTCCCTCTACTTTCCGAATGATTTTCCCTTCGATTTCCCAGCCTTtcgaccaccaccaccgcctttTATGGTCCCACCACGGCCACTTCTACCAGATATGAGGAGACTGATGCCTAGGACCAACATCGAGTATAAGGAGACTGCGGAAGCTCATCACTTCAAGGCCGAGCTTCCGGGTGTCAGAGAAGAGGATGTGACGGTGAACATAGATGAGGGTGGGAAGATGATCCACATACGTGCCAAATCAAAGCATGGCAGGGAGGAAAACAAAGAGAGATATCATCATGTTGAGCATGGTTGTGGGGAGTTTGCGAGTTCGTTCACGCTACCGCCCGATGCAAATCCTGAGCATATGAGGTGCTGTGTTGATAATGGTGTGCTTACCATCGCCATTCCTAAGCACCAGTCCTACTACCAGTAA